A genomic window from Sorex araneus isolate mSorAra2 chromosome 2, mSorAra2.pri, whole genome shotgun sequence includes:
- the RGS14 gene encoding regulator of G-protein signaling 14 isoform X2 — protein sequence MPGKPKHLGVPNGRMVVAVSDGELSNTKGPQGQGESRGSSLSIHSLPSAPASPFPSDEQPVASWALSFERLLQDPLGLAFFTEFLKKEFSAENVTFWKACERFQQIPASDTQQLAREARNIYQEFLSSQALSPVNIDRQAWLGEEVLAEPRPDMFRAQQLQIYNLMKFDSYARFVKSPLYRECLLAEAEGRPLREPGSSRLASPEATRKKPKLKPGKSLPLGVEELGQLPATEGPGSRSLRKSFRRGGAASQRRESQGSLNSSASLDLGFLAFVSSKSESHRKSLGSSEGEGEGRSPSGKYCCVYLPDGTASLALARPGLTIRAMLAGICEKRGLSLPEIKVYLVGNEQKALVLDQDCTVLADQEVRLENRITFELESPALDRVVRISAKPTKLLQEALQPVLAKHGLSLQQVELRRPGEKEALDLGKLVSSVAAQRLLLDTLPGVKIPEAGDASQGHHRQGGPPRSQTKAAHPPPPNSLAEVPGGAAGKRQTCDIEGLVELLNRVQSSGAHDQRGLLRKEDLVLPDFLQLPGSPEPPQTESAAALDATRSAL from the exons ATGCCAGGGAAGCCCAAGCACCTGGGCGTCCCGAACGGGCGCATG gtCGTGGCTGTCTCCGATGGAG aacTGAGCAACACGAAGGGGCCGCAGGGCCAGGGGGAGAGCCGGGGCAGCTCCCTCAGCATCCACAGCCTCCCCAGTGCCCccgccagccccttccccagcgACGAGCAGCCCGTGGCCAGCTGGGCCTTGTCCTTCGAGCGGCTTCTGCAAGACCCACTGGGTCTGGCTTTTTTCACT GAGTTCCTGAAGAAGGAGTTCAGCGCCGAGAACGTGACTTTCTGGAAGGCCTGCGAGCGCTTCCAGCAGATCCCGGCCAGCGACACGCAGCAG CTAGCTCGCGAGGCTCGCAATATCTACCAGGAGTTCCTGTCGAGCCAGGCGCTGAGCCCGGTGAACATTGATCGCCAGGCCTGGCTGGGCGAGGAGGTGCTGGCTGAGCCCCGGCCTGATATGTTCCGGGCACAGCAGCTCCAG ATCTACAACCTGATGAAGTTTGACAGCTACGCGCGCTTTGTCAAGTCTCCGCTATACCGCGAGTGCCTCCTGGCGGAGGCCGAAGGCCGCCCCCTGCGGGAACCCGGGTCCTCGCGCCTGGCCAGCCCTGAAGCCACAAGGAAG AAGCCGAAACTGAAGCCCGGAAAGTCGCTGCCGCTGGGCGTGGAGGAGTTGGGGCAGCTGCCGGCTACTGAGGGTCCTGGGAGCCGTTCCCTGCGCAAGTCCTTCCGCAGAG GGGGTGCGGCCAGCCAGCGCCGAGAATCCCAGGGCTCCCTCAACTCCTCCGCcagtctggacctgggcttcctTGCATTCGTCAGCAGCAAATCTGAG AGCCACCGGAAGAGCCTGGGGAGTTCGGAAGGGGAGGGCGAAGGCCGGTCACCATCGGGGAAGTATTGCTGCGTGTACCTACCGGATGGCACAgcctccctggccctggcccgcCCGGGCCTCACCATCCGCGCCATGCTGGCGGGCATCTGTGAGAAGCGAGGTCTCTCCCTACCTGAGATCAAGGTCTACCTGGTGGGCAACGAACAG AAGGCCTTAGTCCTGGATCAAGACTGCACGGTACTGGCTGACCAGGAAGTGCGGCTGGAGAACCGGATCACCTTCGA GCTGGAGTCTCCGGCGCTGGACCGTGTCGTGCGCATCTCGGCCAAGCCCACCAAGCTGCTGCAGGAGGCGCTGCAGCCGGTCCTGGCCAAGCACGGCCTGAGCCTGCAGCAAGTGGAGCTGCGCAGG CCAGGTGAAAAGGAAGCACTAGACCTGGGGAAGTTAGTCAGCTCCGTGGCGGCCCAGCGACTGCTTTTGGACACGCTCCCAG GTGTGAAAATCCCTGAAGCCGGAGATGCATCCCAGGGCCACCACCGCCAG GGTGGCCCACCTCGAAGCCAAACCAAGGCCGCCCACCCTCCTCCACCCAACTCGCTGGCCGAGGTGCCCGGTGGCGCTGCGGGGAAGCGGCAGACCTGTGATATTGAag gcctggTGGAGCTGCTGAACCGGGTACAGAGCAGCGGGGCCCACGACCAGAGGGGCCTGCTGCGGAAGGAGGACCTGGTCCTCCCCGACTTCCTCCAGCTGCCCGGCTCCCCGGAGCCCCCACAGACTGAATCAGCAGCAGCCTTAGACGCCACCCGCTCGGCTCTCTGA
- the RGS14 gene encoding regulator of G-protein signaling 14 isoform X1 gives MPGKPKHLGVPNGRMVVAVSDGELSNTKGPQGQGESRGSSLSIHSLPSAPASPFPSDEQPVASWALSFERLLQDPLGLAFFTEFLKKEFSAENVTFWKACERFQQIPASDTQQLAREARNIYQEFLSSQALSPVNIDRQAWLGEEVLAEPRPDMFRAQQLQIYNLMKFDSYARFVKSPLYRECLLAEAEGRPLREPGSSRLASPEATRKKPKLKPGKSLPLGVEELGQLPATEGPGSRSLRKSFRRELAGGAASQRRESQGSLNSSASLDLGFLAFVSSKSESHRKSLGSSEGEGEGRSPSGKYCCVYLPDGTASLALARPGLTIRAMLAGICEKRGLSLPEIKVYLVGNEQKALVLDQDCTVLADQEVRLENRITFELESPALDRVVRISAKPTKLLQEALQPVLAKHGLSLQQVELRRPGEKEALDLGKLVSSVAAQRLLLDTLPGVKIPEAGDASQGHHRQGGPPRSQTKAAHPPPPNSLAEVPGGAAGKRQTCDIEGLVELLNRVQSSGAHDQRGLLRKEDLVLPDFLQLPGSPEPPQTESAAALDATRSAL, from the exons ATGCCAGGGAAGCCCAAGCACCTGGGCGTCCCGAACGGGCGCATG gtCGTGGCTGTCTCCGATGGAG aacTGAGCAACACGAAGGGGCCGCAGGGCCAGGGGGAGAGCCGGGGCAGCTCCCTCAGCATCCACAGCCTCCCCAGTGCCCccgccagccccttccccagcgACGAGCAGCCCGTGGCCAGCTGGGCCTTGTCCTTCGAGCGGCTTCTGCAAGACCCACTGGGTCTGGCTTTTTTCACT GAGTTCCTGAAGAAGGAGTTCAGCGCCGAGAACGTGACTTTCTGGAAGGCCTGCGAGCGCTTCCAGCAGATCCCGGCCAGCGACACGCAGCAG CTAGCTCGCGAGGCTCGCAATATCTACCAGGAGTTCCTGTCGAGCCAGGCGCTGAGCCCGGTGAACATTGATCGCCAGGCCTGGCTGGGCGAGGAGGTGCTGGCTGAGCCCCGGCCTGATATGTTCCGGGCACAGCAGCTCCAG ATCTACAACCTGATGAAGTTTGACAGCTACGCGCGCTTTGTCAAGTCTCCGCTATACCGCGAGTGCCTCCTGGCGGAGGCCGAAGGCCGCCCCCTGCGGGAACCCGGGTCCTCGCGCCTGGCCAGCCCTGAAGCCACAAGGAAG AAGCCGAAACTGAAGCCCGGAAAGTCGCTGCCGCTGGGCGTGGAGGAGTTGGGGCAGCTGCCGGCTACTGAGGGTCCTGGGAGCCGTTCCCTGCGCAAGTCCTTCCGCAGAG AATTGGCAGGGGGTGCGGCCAGCCAGCGCCGAGAATCCCAGGGCTCCCTCAACTCCTCCGCcagtctggacctgggcttcctTGCATTCGTCAGCAGCAAATCTGAG AGCCACCGGAAGAGCCTGGGGAGTTCGGAAGGGGAGGGCGAAGGCCGGTCACCATCGGGGAAGTATTGCTGCGTGTACCTACCGGATGGCACAgcctccctggccctggcccgcCCGGGCCTCACCATCCGCGCCATGCTGGCGGGCATCTGTGAGAAGCGAGGTCTCTCCCTACCTGAGATCAAGGTCTACCTGGTGGGCAACGAACAG AAGGCCTTAGTCCTGGATCAAGACTGCACGGTACTGGCTGACCAGGAAGTGCGGCTGGAGAACCGGATCACCTTCGA GCTGGAGTCTCCGGCGCTGGACCGTGTCGTGCGCATCTCGGCCAAGCCCACCAAGCTGCTGCAGGAGGCGCTGCAGCCGGTCCTGGCCAAGCACGGCCTGAGCCTGCAGCAAGTGGAGCTGCGCAGG CCAGGTGAAAAGGAAGCACTAGACCTGGGGAAGTTAGTCAGCTCCGTGGCGGCCCAGCGACTGCTTTTGGACACGCTCCCAG GTGTGAAAATCCCTGAAGCCGGAGATGCATCCCAGGGCCACCACCGCCAG GGTGGCCCACCTCGAAGCCAAACCAAGGCCGCCCACCCTCCTCCACCCAACTCGCTGGCCGAGGTGCCCGGTGGCGCTGCGGGGAAGCGGCAGACCTGTGATATTGAag gcctggTGGAGCTGCTGAACCGGGTACAGAGCAGCGGGGCCCACGACCAGAGGGGCCTGCTGCGGAAGGAGGACCTGGTCCTCCCCGACTTCCTCCAGCTGCCCGGCTCCCCGGAGCCCCCACAGACTGAATCAGCAGCAGCCTTAGACGCCACCCGCTCGGCTCTCTGA